In the genome of Rhizobium etli 8C-3, one region contains:
- a CDS encoding class I SAM-dependent methyltransferase, with protein MTADMACSDFLHFFRSWITNPLRVAAIAPSGVSLAKLMTKEIAALDGPIIELGPGTGVFTRALLARGLKEADLTLIEYGPEFIDGLKARFPAARVLQMDAGHLAQAEIFQGEPVGAVVSGLPLLSMSPRKITAILAGAFSYMRPGGAFYQFTYGPRCPVPRPILDRMGLKATHIGGTMRNLPPAAVYRISRRKPLELSRERCKYHSRQAEVKTAAGEIGG; from the coding sequence ATGACAGCGGACATGGCATGCTCGGATTTCCTGCACTTCTTCCGTTCGTGGATCACCAATCCACTTCGCGTCGCTGCAATCGCTCCCTCCGGCGTTTCGCTTGCCAAGCTGATGACGAAGGAGATCGCCGCGCTTGACGGGCCGATCATCGAACTTGGCCCCGGTACGGGAGTTTTCACCAGGGCGCTGCTTGCGCGCGGCCTCAAAGAGGCGGATCTAACGTTGATCGAGTATGGCCCGGAATTCATCGATGGCCTCAAGGCCCGCTTTCCGGCCGCCCGTGTCCTGCAGATGGATGCGGGGCATCTGGCACAGGCCGAAATCTTCCAGGGCGAGCCAGTTGGGGCAGTGGTGAGCGGCTTGCCGTTGCTTTCGATGTCGCCGCGCAAGATCACCGCCATTCTCGCTGGCGCTTTCAGCTACATGCGGCCAGGCGGTGCGTTTTACCAATTCACTTACGGGCCACGCTGCCCTGTGCCGCGGCCAATCCTCGACCGGATGGGACTCAAGGCAACGCATATCGGCGGCACGATGCGGAACCTGCCGCCTGCCGCAGTCTACAGAATTTCGCGCCGCAAGCCGCTTGAGCTGTCGCGGGAGCGCTGCAAATATCATAGCAGGCAAGCGGAGGTAAAAACGGCCGCTGGAGAGATTGGCGGCTGA
- a CDS encoding NAD(P)/FAD-dependent oxidoreductase, whose product MTNERKQTVAVVGAGVIGASIAFEMQRRGFQVTLIDKGEPGRGTSYGNMASIALDFAAGSGPATWKKIPRWLIDAEGPVWLRPSYAPKILPWFLRFLAAGRPSRLRRIEDAGMSLTRRALGDFRIMLSAIGAPDLMTEEGCLAVYETEAEFSADHGHIELMQRYGFNFEILNSGAIRDYEPELSPSIAKAVLLPDNKSIRDPYQLVVNLADAAQAAGARFVPGVVRNIERKPAGNAVVLLEDGGRIEVNSVILAAGVHTRELAAKLGEPIPLETERGYHTQIMKPGISMRYSVIWPHRAFMVTPTAGGIRVGGNVELAGLDAPPDFRRPRLLVRHAQRALPGLKIEEATEWMGHRPALPDTIPIISPSSKMPGIWYATGHGHLGLTLSATTAQLIADMVMGREPTVDMIPFRINRY is encoded by the coding sequence ATGACGAATGAAAGGAAGCAGACGGTCGCCGTTGTCGGCGCAGGCGTAATCGGAGCATCGATCGCCTTCGAAATGCAGCGACGCGGTTTTCAGGTGACGCTGATCGACAAGGGCGAGCCCGGCCGTGGCACGTCCTACGGGAATATGGCGAGCATCGCTCTCGATTTCGCCGCCGGTTCTGGTCCGGCGACCTGGAAGAAAATCCCCCGCTGGCTGATAGATGCCGAAGGGCCGGTTTGGTTGCGTCCGTCTTACGCACCGAAAATACTTCCGTGGTTCCTGCGTTTCCTCGCTGCTGGCCGCCCGTCCCGTTTGCGCCGGATCGAAGATGCAGGCATGAGCCTGACCCGCCGGGCGCTGGGCGATTTCCGGATCATGCTTTCGGCAATCGGCGCACCGGATCTCATGACGGAGGAGGGCTGCCTTGCCGTCTATGAGACGGAAGCCGAATTTTCTGCCGACCACGGCCATATCGAATTGATGCAGCGCTACGGCTTCAATTTCGAGATCTTGAACAGCGGAGCGATCCGCGACTACGAGCCGGAACTTTCGCCCTCGATCGCCAAGGCCGTGCTCTTGCCGGACAACAAGTCGATCCGGGATCCCTACCAATTGGTGGTCAACCTTGCGGACGCCGCTCAGGCGGCCGGCGCGCGTTTTGTCCCAGGTGTCGTGCGCAATATCGAACGCAAACCGGCGGGCAATGCTGTCGTGCTGCTCGAGGACGGCGGCCGCATCGAGGTTAATTCCGTGATCCTGGCAGCCGGCGTGCACACGCGCGAGCTTGCCGCAAAACTTGGCGAGCCGATCCCTCTGGAGACCGAGCGCGGCTATCACACGCAGATCATGAAGCCCGGAATCTCGATGCGCTATTCGGTCATCTGGCCGCATCGGGCTTTCATGGTGACGCCGACGGCCGGCGGTATTCGCGTCGGCGGCAACGTCGAACTGGCGGGGCTCGACGCGCCGCCGGATTTCCGTCGCCCGCGATTGCTCGTGCGCCATGCGCAGCGTGCGCTGCCGGGTTTGAAGATCGAAGAGGCAACCGAATGGATGGGGCATCGCCCGGCGCTGCCGGATACGATCCCGATCATCTCGCCTTCATCGAAGATGCCGGGGATATGGTATGCAACCGGCCACGGCCATCTCGGCCTGACGCTTTCGGCGACGACAGCGCAGCTGATCGCCGATATGGTGATGGGGCGCGAACCAACGGTCGACATGATCCCCTTCCGTATAAACCGATATTAG
- a CDS encoding TetR family transcriptional regulator, translating to MAESKTRTAEGRRERKRRQTRERIEQAAMTLFLERGFDATTIEDITESADVSKRSFFDYFPSKEEVVFAWQDSFADRLMAAIAARPKSDSPLKVVEEAIVETVAASANERGLALGELIRRTPVLKARDQMKYAKLEHKLTEAMVARGGAGKDVRARMRLLSAIVIGALRVGGERWQERPPEGQLEAFARELFADLWKTLADFGDEAKNRR from the coding sequence ATGGCTGAATCGAAGACCAGAACCGCCGAAGGGCGCCGCGAGCGCAAGCGACGCCAGACGCGCGAGCGTATCGAGCAGGCGGCAATGACGCTGTTTCTCGAACGTGGATTCGACGCCACGACGATCGAGGACATCACGGAATCAGCCGACGTGTCGAAGCGCAGCTTTTTCGATTATTTTCCCTCCAAGGAAGAGGTCGTTTTCGCCTGGCAGGATTCCTTTGCCGACCGGCTGATGGCTGCCATCGCCGCAAGGCCGAAGAGCGACTCGCCGCTCAAGGTCGTTGAAGAAGCAATCGTGGAAACGGTCGCCGCTTCCGCCAATGAACGTGGTCTCGCCCTTGGTGAACTCATTCGTCGCACGCCCGTGCTAAAAGCGCGCGATCAGATGAAATATGCAAAACTTGAGCACAAGCTGACCGAAGCCATGGTCGCAAGAGGCGGCGCAGGCAAGGACGTCCGGGCGCGCATGCGCCTTCTCTCTGCGATTGTCATCGGTGCATTGCGTGTCGGCGGAGAACGTTGGCAGGAACGTCCGCCAGAAGGCCAGCTCGAGGCTTTTGCGAGGGAGCTTTTTGCCGATCTTTGGAAGACGCTGGCGGATTTCGGCGACGAAGCGAAAAATCGGCGTTAG
- a CDS encoding aminoacyl-tRNA deacylase has translation MTIAGKLQDYIAGEGIAYDTVAHHRTATTSQSAQAAHIPGSRLAKSVVVHHETGYVLAVVPSTHRIELSTLQDLMNRRLGLASEEEVSSLFSDCDIGAVPPIGSAYDVPVILDESLGEASDVYFEGGDHKTLVHVSGPNFRSLMKDAQIARFSHRP, from the coding sequence ATGACGATCGCGGGGAAACTTCAGGACTATATCGCCGGTGAGGGTATCGCTTACGACACCGTCGCTCATCACCGCACTGCAACAACCAGCCAGTCGGCGCAAGCCGCACACATTCCGGGCAGCAGGCTGGCCAAATCCGTGGTCGTCCATCACGAAACGGGCTACGTCCTTGCCGTTGTTCCGAGCACACACCGGATCGAGCTCTCCACATTGCAGGATCTGATGAACAGGCGCCTTGGTCTCGCCTCGGAGGAGGAGGTTAGCTCGCTTTTTTCCGATTGCGACATTGGCGCGGTACCACCCATCGGATCTGCTTACGATGTGCCTGTCATCCTCGACGAGAGCCTCGGCGAGGCGAGTGACGTCTATTTCGAAGGCGGTGACCACAAGACACTGGTGCATGTCAGTGGGCCTAACTTTCGCAGTCTGATGAAAGATGCGCAAATCGCCCGCTTCAGCCACCGGCCGTAG
- a CDS encoding alpha/beta hydrolase, whose amino-acid sequence MRKMLASLTLAALLLSACGGRHIGVMTPVGSVLPGTSKVDLLVATTRAQDKDPAVLFSGERGTGLMVNAVKVSIPPDANRKAGQVQWPKRLPADPLRDFVTVSVDPLEGERAGEVWLKNHMPKSRRVLVFVHGFNNLYEDSVYRFAQIVHDSHADVAPVVFTWPSRGSIFDYNYDKESTNYSRDALEELLRRTAQNPAVSDITIMAHSMGTWLTVEALRQMAIRDGHVASKINNVILASPDLDVDVFGRQFVSLGKERPHFTIFVSRDDRALALSRRISGNIDRLGQIDPSAEPYRSKLEAAGITVLDLTKLKGGDRLNHGKFAESPEVVKLIGDRLIAGQTITDSQVGLGEAVGAVAIGAAQTVGSAASVAVSTPIAIFDPRTRRNYDAQLKRFGRSVENTAGSVGDTVGAGLPAQ is encoded by the coding sequence ATGCGGAAGATGCTTGCGAGCCTGACGCTTGCTGCCTTGCTGCTATCGGCCTGCGGCGGACGGCACATCGGCGTGATGACGCCGGTTGGATCCGTGCTGCCGGGCACGTCGAAAGTCGACCTTCTCGTCGCAACAACGCGCGCACAGGACAAGGATCCCGCCGTCCTCTTTTCCGGCGAGCGCGGCACCGGCCTGATGGTCAATGCGGTCAAGGTTTCGATACCGCCGGATGCCAATCGCAAGGCAGGTCAGGTGCAATGGCCGAAGCGCCTGCCGGCAGATCCGCTTCGCGATTTCGTCACAGTGTCGGTCGATCCGCTCGAAGGAGAGCGGGCAGGCGAGGTTTGGTTGAAGAATCACATGCCGAAGAGCCGCCGCGTGCTGGTCTTCGTCCACGGCTTCAACAATCTCTACGAGGATTCCGTTTACCGTTTCGCGCAGATCGTTCACGATTCGCATGCCGACGTGGCGCCGGTCGTCTTCACCTGGCCGTCGCGTGGAAGTATCTTCGACTATAATTACGACAAGGAAAGCACCAATTATTCCCGCGATGCGCTGGAAGAGCTGCTGCGCCGCACCGCTCAGAACCCAGCCGTCAGCGATATCACCATCATGGCGCATTCGATGGGCACCTGGCTGACCGTCGAGGCGCTGCGCCAGATGGCAATCCGGGATGGGCATGTTGCAAGCAAGATCAATAACGTCATCCTTGCCTCGCCCGATCTCGACGTTGATGTTTTCGGGCGGCAATTCGTGAGCCTCGGCAAGGAGAGACCGCATTTTACCATCTTCGTTTCGCGCGACGACCGCGCGCTGGCGCTTTCGCGCCGCATCTCCGGCAATATCGATCGCCTCGGCCAGATCGATCCTTCTGCCGAACCCTATCGCAGCAAGCTCGAGGCGGCGGGCATAACGGTCCTCGATCTCACCAAGCTCAAGGGCGGCGACAGGCTGAATCACGGCAAGTTCGCCGAAAGTCCGGAAGTCGTGAAGCTGATCGGCGACCGGCTGATCGCCGGCCAAACGATCACCGATTCGCAAGTCGGTCTTGGCGAAGCCGTTGGTGCGGTTGCGATCGGCGCTGCGCAGACGGTCGGCAGCGCAGCCAGCGTTGCCGTGAGCACCCCGATCGCGATCTTCGATCCACGCACCCGCCGCAACTATGATGCCCAGTTGAAGCGCTTCGGCCGGTCGGTGGAAAATACCGCGGGCTCGGTCGGCGATACGGTCGGTGCCGGTTTGCCGGCACAATAA